In Zingiber officinale cultivar Zhangliang chromosome 1A, Zo_v1.1, whole genome shotgun sequence, a genomic segment contains:
- the LOC122007901 gene encoding cytokinin dehydrogenase 6-like → MAAGTSSWLDNIAPEITSKLHSEGEAVARFATDYGSIISAAPPAAVLRPSSPEDIAALIRCANGADSPFSVAAGGNGHSTHGQAFAPGGVAIDMAGLRGGGPRILVSAEESYVDAGGEQLWMDVLEETLRHGMSMRSWVDYLYLTVGGTLSYAGVGGMVFQHGPMVSSVLELDVITGKGEMITCSPELHSDLFNGVLGGLGQLGVITRARISLRPTPAKVRWLRLFYTDFDSLTSDQEFLISLRDTVGFDYVEGQVLLNHQQVDDPNFFSIEEAERINQLTAEFNAMYLLEVAVFFDSTSLVDQKVEGLLQRLSFVPGFAFSKDVSHLEFLNRVYTEEEHRKSSMAVDPSKIRHPWLNLFVPKSRIRDFQTGAEGILQNINPTGVVLLYPMNRNRWNENMTVVVPDEDVFYSVEFLWTSTEQDWKNLEAGNNEILGFCHRQGVQAKQYLAHYKSRTDWMEHFGEVKWKRFMQLKQTYDPKALLSPEQHIFTN, encoded by the exons ATGGCTGCCGGAACTTCATCGTGGCTCGACAACATCGCACCCGAGATCACAAGCAAGCTCCATTCCGAGGGCGAAGCCGTCGCCCGATTCGCCACCGACTACGGCAGCATCATCAGTGCCGCGCCTCCGGCGGCCGTGCTCCGCCCCTCTTCGCCGGAGGACATCGCGGCGCTCATCCGTTGCGCGAACGGCGCTGACTCCCCGTTCTCCGTCGCTGCCGGCGGCAACGGGCACTCCACCCACGGGCAGGCCTTCGCGCCCGGCGGCGTGGCCATCGACATGGCGGGGCTCCGCGGCGGAGGGCCGCGGATCCTTGTGTCGGCGGAGGAGTCGTACGTCGACGCCGGCGGGGAGCAGCTCTGGATGGACGTGCTGGAAGAGACGCTGAGGCACGGAATGTCGATGCGGTCGTGGGTGGACTACTTATACTTGACGGTCGGCGGCACGCTGTCGTACGCCGGTGTCGGCGGCATGGTTTTCCAGCACGGGCCGATGGTCTCCAGCGTGCTCGAGTTAGACGTCATCACCGGAAAGGGTGAGATGATAACGTGCTCTCCGGAGTTGCACTCAGACTTATTCAACGGAGTCCTCGGCGGACTCGGCCAGTTGGGCGTCATCACCCGAGCTCGGATCAGTCTCCGCCCAACGCCGGCGAAGGTCCGATGGCTGAGGCTGTTCTACACCGACTTCGACAGCTTGACAAG TGACCAAGAGTTCCTGATCTCGCTGAGAGACACAGTCGGGTTCGACTACGTGGAGGGGCAGGTCCTCCTGAACCACCAGCAAGTCGACGACCCCAACTTCTTCTCCATCGAAGAAGCCGAGAGAATCAACCAGCTCACTGCCGAGTTCAACGCAATGTACCTCTTGGAAGTAGCCGTGTTCTTCGACTCTACGTCCTTGGTGGATCAG AAAGTCGAGGGCTTGCTGCAACGGCTGAGCTTTGTCCCTGGCTTTGCCTTCAGTAAGGACGTGAGCCATCTTGAATTCCTGAACAGAGTCTACACCGAGGAGGAACATAGAAAAAGCTCCATGGCCGTCGACCCCAGCAAAATCCGCCATCCATGGCTCAATCTCTTCGTGCCCAAGTCTAGAATCCGAGACTTTCAGACTGGAGCCGAAGGGATCCTCCAAAACATTAACCCTACGGGCGTTGTATTACTCTACCCCATGAACAGGAATAG GTGGAATGAGAACATGACTGTCGTAGTCCCTGATGAGGACGTCTTCTATAGTGTAGAGTTTCTTTGGACTTCCACGGAGCAGGACTGGAAGAACCTTGAGGCCGGTAACAATGAAATATTAGGGTTTTGCCATCGACAGGGCGTCCAAGCAAAGCAGTATTTAGCTCATTATAAATCGCGAACCGATTGGATGGAACACTTTGGAGAAGTTAAGTGGAAAAGGTTTATGCAGTTGAAGCAGACATATGACCCAAAGGCACTACTGTCACCAGAACAACATATATttactaattaa